The following nucleotide sequence is from Deinococcus sp. Leaf326.
GAAAAAAGCGCTCCCAGACGCGAGAGTCTGGGAGTGTCGAAGTCACAGCCTCTCTGGGAGCGTGCCCGCATTCTGACAGACCGCCTGCTGGCCGTCCCTCCCACGGCTTACCAGCAACGCAGCCTCGGGGCTGCGTTCTCTCTTTTTCTCAATCCAGACGTGAAGATGGCTCTTCACCGAGCCGAGCTCGTCAGCGCCAGTGCCCTCAGTCGCTTCTTCAACGAATACGACTGGGACACCACCGCGTGCTGGACCCTTCTCAGGGACGCCCAATGGGACCTGCTGCTCCAGGCGGCTAAGCGGAAACATCATCCGTGCCTGCGGCTGAGTGTCGATCTCACTAGCGTCCCGAAAACGGGACGCCAGCTCCCGTTCGTTCGCGTTTACAACGAGGTCCACGGCATCCATCTCGTCATCCTCTTTGCGCACTACGGGACCCTGAAGTTCCCAGTGGGGTACCGGGTGTACCGCGGCAAAGGGACGCCCACACCCATCACACTGGCCCGTGACCTGCTGCGCACTGTTCCGCACACCATCCGCACCCGGTTCCGGGTGCGTGTCCTCGCCGATAGCGGCTTCGAGGCAGCCGCCTTTCTTGACGAGGTTCGGACGCTGGGCTTTGAATTCGTGGTCGGGGTACGGTCGACCAGGCGCACCGATCATCCTGGCGTCGTCACCGTTGCCGATTGCCCGCATGGCGGGTACGTCGAGCTCCAGAACTGGCCGCACGACACCCTGACGCTCGGTCGCGTTCAGCGCGGCCAACGTGTGTTCCATGCGGTGTCCTCTGAGTTGATGGAGGGCGACGAGGTGATCTCAGAAGGGGCAAAGCGCTGGCAAATCGAGTCGTTCTTCAAGGAGAGCAAGCATCAGTTTGGGCTGAACCGTTTCGCACTGCGGACCGCAAGGGGATTGGACCGGTGGCTGCTGCTGATCTTCGTCGCCTGGACACTGACCCTGCTGGGCGCACAACCGGGCCAAACGCTGGCGAGCAGCGCACGACGTGCGCTGCTCGCTCTTCAGCCGGAGCTGTATCTCAACCGCTTGCTGCACTTCTTCACGAAAAACGCAGAATTTCTCGGCCAGCACGGCTATTCATTGTCCTACGCGAGGTGCAACTTCTGAG
It contains:
- a CDS encoding transposase, which encodes MSKSQPLWERARILTDRLLAVPPTAYQQRSLGAAFSLFLNPDVKMALHRAELVSASALSRFFNEYDWDTTACWTLLRDAQWDLLLQAAKRKHHPCLRLSVDLTSVPKTGRQLPFVRVYNEVHGIHLVILFAHYGTLKFPVGYRVYRGKGTPTPITLARDLLRTVPHTIRTRFRVRVLADSGFEAAAFLDEVRTLGFEFVVGVRSTRRTDHPGVVTVADCPHGGYVELQNWPHDTLTLGRVQRGQRVFHAVSSELMEGDEVISEGAKRWQIESFFKESKHQFGLNRFALRTARGLDRWLLLIFVAWTLTLLGAQPGQTLASSARRALLALQPELYLNRLLHFFTKNAEFLGQHGYSLSYARCNF